A stretch of DNA from Micromonospora peucetia:
GACCCGCCGACTGCGCGACCTCGCCGGCCGGGGAGAGTAGTAAGGACCGTTCGGGAAGATCCGGATCACGAACGAGGTTGTCAGAGCCGTCGGGAGAATTGACCTGACGGTGCGGTCAGCCCGACGACCCGGAGGTGAACGTGTCCAACTCGATGCCCGGCGGCGGCATGGCCGGCTGGAGCATGCTCCGGTCGATGCGCAAGCGCGACGAGATCTCCACCCACCGGCTCAAGCACGGCGTGGCCCGCCGGATCGTGGCCTTCGCCCGGCCCTACCGCCGGGACATCGTCGTCTTCCTGGTCACCGTGGTGCTGGCCGCAGTCATCGGGGTCGCCACCCCGGTGCTCGCCGGCGACGTGATCGACACGATCAGCCGGGGCGGTGCCGACGCCGGTAGCGTCGTGGTCCGGCTGGCGTTCGTCATCGCCGGGCTCGCGGTGGTCGACGCGCTGTTCTCCCTCGCCCAGCGGTGGTATTCGGCCCGCATCGGCGAGGGCATCATCCTCGACCTGCGCACCCGGGTCTACGACCACGTCCAGCGGATGCCGCTGCAGTTCTTCACCCGCACCCAGACCGGCGCGCTGGTCAGCCGGCTCAACAACGACGTGCTCGGCGCGCAGCGGGCGTTCACCTCGACGCTTTCCGGGGTGGTCAGCAACGTCATCCAGCTCGTGCTCACCGCCGCGGTGATGTTCACCCTCTCCTGGCAGATCACCGCACTCTCACTGGTGCTGCTGCCGGTCTTCATCATCCCGGCCCGCCGGGTCGGCAAGCGGCTCGCCGAGATCACCCGGGAGTCCTACGACCTCGACGCCAAGATGAACGCGACGATGACCGAGCGGTTCGGGGTGTCGGGCGCGTTGCTGGTGAAGCTCTTCGGCCAGCCCGAGGTGGAGGCGCGCCGGTTCGCCGCACGGGCCGAGCGGGTCCGCGACATCGGCATCCAGTCCGCGATGTACTCGCGGACCTTCTTCGTGGCGATGCTGCTGGTCGCCTCGCTGGCCCAGGCACTCACCTACGGTCTCGGCGGCTGGCTGGCGGTCACCGGAAACGTCAGCGCCGGCACCGTGGTGACCCTCGCCCTGCTGCTCACCCGCCTCTACGGTCCGCTGACCGCGCTGTCCAACGTTCGGGTCGACGTGATGAGCGCGCTGGTCTCCTTCGACCGGGTCTTCGAGGTGCTCGACCTGAAGCCGACGATCGAGGAGAAGCCCGACGCCGTGCCGGTGCCCCGGGCCAGCGGCCGGGTCGAGTTCCGCGGTGTCCGGTTCCGCTACCCCAGCGCCGCCGAGATCTCGCTCGCCTCTCTGGAAGAGGTCGCCGCGCTCGACCGTACGGTCAACGAGCCCGTGCTCAAGGGCGTCTCGTTCGCGGTCGAGCCGGGGCAGATGGTGGCGCTGGTCGGCCCCTCCGGCGCCGGAAAGTCGACGCTGTCCATGCTGATCTCCCGCATCTACGACGTCACCGACGGGCGGGTGCTGGTCGGCGGGGTGGACGTCCGCGACGCCACGCTCGACTCGCTGCGCGACGAGATCGGCGTGGTCACCCAGGACTCGCATCTGTTCCACGAGACCATCGCCGAGAACCTGCGCTACGCGAGCCCGGACGCCACCGATGACGAGATCTGGGCGGCCCTGGCCGGGGCACAGGTCGCCGACCTGGTCCGGTCACTGCCGGACGGGCTGGACACCCTCGTCGGCGAGCGCGGCTACCGCTTCTCCGGCGGCGAGAAGCAGCGCATCGCCATCGCCCGGCTGCTGCTCAAGGCCCCGTCGATCGTGATCCTCGACGAGGCGACCGCGCACCTCGACTCGGAGAGCGAGGCCGCCGTGCAGCGGGCGCTGTCGGTGGCGCTGACCGGGCGTACCGCGCTGGTGATCGCGCACCGGCTCTCGACCGTCCGCGACGCCGACCAGATCCTGGTGCTCGACGACGGGCGGATCGTCGAGCGGGGGCGGCACGAGGAACTGGTGGCCGTGGGCGGGCTCTACGCCGAGCTCTACCGCACCCAGTTCGCGGTCGCCGCCTCGCCCACCCCGTACGCCGACGCCACCGGCCCCGAGCCGGTGGCCGTGCCGCCGCTTCGGCCCTACCTCGCCGACGAGGCGCTGCCGCCGGCCGCGGCCAACTGACGCCTCAGCTCGCGCCGACCGCCGCCCGCAGCTCGGCGAACGCGGCCCCGAGCGTCTCGGGCGTGAAGTGCGCGTTCAGACCGCTGGGGTTGGGCAGCACCCAGAGCCGGGCGCCGGCCAGCCGTTCCGGCTGCGGGCCGAAGGCCGCCTTCGGCCGGGCGAACCCGATCCGGTACGCGGTCACCCCCACCACGGCGACCCACCGGGGGCGGTACCGCTCGACCTTGTCGGTGAGGGTCTCCGTTCCCTCGACCAGCTCGGCCGGGGTCAGCTCGTCGGCCCGGGCGCTGGCCCGCGCGACCATGTTGGTGATGCCCAGGCCATACCCCGGCAGCTCGTCCTGCTCGCTGGGGTGCAGCAACCGGGGCGTGAACCCGCCCCGGTGCAGCGCCGGCCAGAACCGGTTGCCCGGCCGGGCGAAGTGCCACCCGGTCGCGGCCGACCACAGGCCCGGGTTGATCCCGACGAACAACACGGCCAGGCCGGGGGCGACGACGTCGGGGATGGTGCGTTCCGCCGCCGCGGCGAGTTCCTCCCGCGTGGGCCGCGAATACCGTCCGCCGGCCTGTGCCGCCTGTGTCGCTTGCGTCGGCGGTGTCATCTGTGTCGTCTGTGCCGCCGGTGCGGGCTGCGTCCGTCCTCGGGCGGGGGAGCCGGGGCCCGACCCGTCGGCGGGCGTGGCCATCAGAGGCTCCGCAGCACGCCGCCGTCGACCGGCACGGTGACCCCGGTCAGGTAGCTCGCGGCGGGGGAGAGCACGAAGGTGGCCACCCGGCCGAACTCGGCCGGCGCGCCGATCCGGCGCAGCGGGATGGCCGCCTCGGCCTCCGCCCGTGCCCGCTCGGGGTCGCCGGTGGCGGCGAAGAGCTCCACGTTGCGGTCGGTCATGATCCGCCCGGGCAGCAGGCCGACCACCCGCACGCCCCGGGGCCCGTACTCGTCGGCGACGTCCTTGGCCATGCCCGCCAGGCCGGGCCGCAGGCCGTTGGAGATGCCCAGGCCGGGCACCGGCCCGCGCGCCGAGGTCGACAGAACCAGCCCGATCGCGCCACCCGCGCTCTCGGCCAGGGCGGCGGCGACGGTACGCACCATGCGGACGGTGCCGAGGAAGACGGTCTCGAAGGAACGGCGCCACTGCTCGTCGCTGACCGACGCGGCGCTGCCCGGCGGTGGCCCGCCGACCGAGACCAGCGCCCCGTCCAGCCGCCCGAAGTGCTCCCGAGCCGCCGCCAGGAGGCGGTCCGGCGTCTCCGCGTCGGCCAGGTCGGCGGTCA
This window harbors:
- a CDS encoding ABC transporter ATP-binding protein, with product MPGGGMAGWSMLRSMRKRDEISTHRLKHGVARRIVAFARPYRRDIVVFLVTVVLAAVIGVATPVLAGDVIDTISRGGADAGSVVVRLAFVIAGLAVVDALFSLAQRWYSARIGEGIILDLRTRVYDHVQRMPLQFFTRTQTGALVSRLNNDVLGAQRAFTSTLSGVVSNVIQLVLTAAVMFTLSWQITALSLVLLPVFIIPARRVGKRLAEITRESYDLDAKMNATMTERFGVSGALLVKLFGQPEVEARRFAARAERVRDIGIQSAMYSRTFFVAMLLVASLAQALTYGLGGWLAVTGNVSAGTVVTLALLLTRLYGPLTALSNVRVDVMSALVSFDRVFEVLDLKPTIEEKPDAVPVPRASGRVEFRGVRFRYPSAAEISLASLEEVAALDRTVNEPVLKGVSFAVEPGQMVALVGPSGAGKSTLSMLISRIYDVTDGRVLVGGVDVRDATLDSLRDEIGVVTQDSHLFHETIAENLRYASPDATDDEIWAALAGAQVADLVRSLPDGLDTLVGERGYRFSGGEKQRIAIARLLLKAPSIVILDEATAHLDSESEAAVQRALSVALTGRTALVIAHRLSTVRDADQILVLDDGRIVERGRHEELVAVGGLYAELYRTQFAVAASPTPYADATGPEPVAVPPLRPYLADEALPPAAAN
- the mug gene encoding G/U mismatch-specific DNA glycosylase; the encoded protein is MTPPTQATQAAQAGGRYSRPTREELAAAAERTIPDVVAPGLAVLFVGINPGLWSAATGWHFARPGNRFWPALHRGGFTPRLLHPSEQDELPGYGLGITNMVARASARADELTPAELVEGTETLTDKVERYRPRWVAVVGVTAYRIGFARPKAAFGPQPERLAGARLWVLPNPSGLNAHFTPETLGAAFAELRAAVGAS
- a CDS encoding SDR family oxidoreductase, whose protein sequence is MDLGLTDRVYVLTGASRGLGYATAECLVADGARVVLSARDTDAVAAAAQRLGGPQRAVGLTADLADAETPDRLLAAAREHFGRLDGALVSVGGPPPGSAASVSDEQWRRSFETVFLGTVRMVRTVAAALAESAGGAIGLVLSTSARGPVPGLGISNGLRPGLAGMAKDVADEYGPRGVRVVGLLPGRIMTDRNVELFAATGDPERARAEAEAAIPLRRIGAPAEFGRVATFVLSPAASYLTGVTVPVDGGVLRSL